From the genome of Nicotiana tabacum cultivar K326 chromosome 2, ASM71507v2, whole genome shotgun sequence:
TAGTAGACGGAGCACCCGGTATCTGTGCTGGTGGGAAGCAACAGGTACCGTATGTATTTAGTCAaggtgcgcgcaagctggccCCAACACCACGTtatcaaaaaaattatttattgttttggTGAAGTATATGTTTAAGAATTTAACAAGTGATTATGCATCATATTTTCATTTATTTCTCTCATCATCACCATTATTATTTTTAGGGGTTCTGCATAAATGCATTAAGAGCATTTGAGTGTGATAGGCGTCGTTCCTGCATTACGATTGTGGTTGTCTCCTCCCGTCTTCAAGCAGTGATGTCTGCTTTCACCTGCTTAGCAGTTTATATCATTGGACTTAAGCTGCTTTGCAGGTCATCCATAACGATACCAACTTCACCTCTACTGGTTAAAATGCATGATAACCATTGGGGCTCAGTTTTAGCAATAAAGGCCTTTAGTCAGCGGGTGGATCACAAAACTGATCCTGTTCTTTTGCTGTTTCTGATGCAAAATAAAGTTTCTCAGTCGTGTGGTCGGCCTTTTGCCAAACCTATCAAGATAATACTTCCCTGCTTGAGATGGTCCAAAAGTTAGTGATGTCCTTGAGGAGAATTGATGTAGTTTTTCACTGTATATTGCTAGATAGTTCTTGCTAGCTTGTACTTTCGTAGTAGCTTGTAGCCTTGTACGATGCTTAGCAGTGAGTTTGCCAGGCGCGATCTTATGCAGCTTCTTTTCTAGATGGTTATCTAGCATAAACGGAAATTGTCAGGCACCATAAAACATAATGGGTAAAAGCTTAATATTCTGTTATATATTGTTGCTGAGTTCTTTAAAAGGTTCGTTTATCATGATAGCTGCTTGTGCAGAGGTATAGCAGTTGCTTATGTAGTGATTGATTGATTCATGATAGTATGTCCTGTAGAATGTTAAGCACTGATTGAAGCAAACACAGATGCTCATATTTTAGTTTATTGGTTCCGTTGGTATAAAACTAGAGGGGCTGTAAATGATGTGTAGTAGAATCCGTTTATATAATTTGAACTTTGAGGGTATTTGCTATTCTTAAGACATTTTAAAGAGTTCTTGTTCGAGACATTCTTGGCTTTTATTTAGCAGATACAGTTCATCTGTGGAAGAAATGGAGACCGTGAACCACTTGTTTATTCATTGCAGATTTGCATGGCAGATATGGATCATTTTCCTGAGGTTATGGAATACAGTGTGTACAGTGGGTGATGCCTGGAGATCTGAAAGTGATACTGCAGTGCTGGCAAGGGCAGACAGTGGAAAAGAGATGAAGAAAAGATTGGAAGATCATACCTTTATGCATATTATTTGATTGTGTGGGCAAAGAAGAAATGATTGaattttttgaaggaaaaaagagGAATATTTCTTATGTATAATCTAAATGCGTTCAAACTTAATAATTTTGGTGTAAGAAATTTTGAAGATAACGTAGAATCCTAGAATTTTTTTACTCCTTTCAGTCATAGGAGTCAACTAGAGACTTTTGTACTATATCAGTACCTCCTTGGTACTGTTCAATCAATAAAATTACCTacttcaaaaaaagaaaaggaagttctCCCCGTCTTTTTTGACAATATATTTCTTCGTTTGTATCAATAATTGTGAATATTTACCTGGGAGAAGTTTGCTGCCTCAGTTCCTGTGATTACTTATTTATGTAAGGATCATATGTTAGTTCTTTGATCAAATTTGGACATTATATTTGATAACTATAAAAAATCTTTCCCATGGAGGGAAGAATgtttctaatctaaacatggagtttgaatttgaaaaaaagattATTATTGCAACACATATTGCCTGAAAACTTTAGCAGAATTTGATTCAATCCATAAACATAAGTGTGCTCGTATCTGTCTGAACATTCTGTGTcctattctttttatttttttattttattcccctccccTTTTGATTACCGTTTGATCCCCTTTGTTGGAACTATTGCACATTTGttgattctttttatttttttattttttattttattcccctcccccCTTTTGGTTCCTCTTTCACTCCTCAATTACAACCGCAGAGTCGTGGGTTCGAGTCACCAAAGGAGCAATAGCTCGAACAAAGACCATCTGAGCAACCCCTATTGTCCTTTGTCCTATTCAATTGCCACTGAAACTGGCTACTCTGCATTGCCAGAAAAAGGGCGGGGGAGAGAATTGAAATTCATCTAGCTAtgacaaaaatgagacaattcaCAAGAAGACTTATTGATCTTGATAATAACCAAGTGTAAATATTTAAACATCACTTGTGTAGTTTTTCATCTTTCCAAGTGCACACTCACTTATGTCTTACAAACTTATTTTGAATTCACAATACATGTCAAGGGTCAAGCCTCTCCTGTATCCCAACCCCACAAAGAATCTAGTCTCTAACAAATGGCAGTTTTATATTACCAATCTACAAATTCCAAGAATAATGTATGTCATGTACTCCTAAAATATGGTGGATAAGCAAATGCAACTGCACTTTCAGCATTTCCCATGAATCAAAGCTGAATCCAATCTGTGAAGCTCCAATAGGCAATCCACCAGACATTGTTCAATTCATATAGTATTTTGCGCCAACTGGCGACCCTGATTGCTCAGATGGGAGAGAACAATGTTCAAGCAGTGTCCCTTGCCTGTCTTGCAATATTAAAGTTGAGCAAAAAGAATTTCATTCCATGTATCTGGAACACCAGGCAAGCACCAATGCAAGCAATCCTGCATCCCGGGTGTTGCTTTGATGCTGTATCGAGATATATGACCCTCATCTCTCAGCTCAGATACAGCTGTGATATCCAAAAGCTTTACAGCTGTTCCTTTTACTGCCCTTGCTGCAGTAGAGTCACTGGATTCATCTTGTAGAACCTCTTTTCCACCAGCAAGCGGAGTAGTGTTATCACAGGTGCCTCCACTGTTCCAATCTCCATTAAAGAAATGCCTGGGTGATATAGACCGGTAAAATACTTTAAGACCAGGGTATTTTGGCAGCTCAGAATTTATCCAATTAATGATACTGTGAATTGTAAAATTCTTGGCACCAGCGATATCAGCAATTTTCCTGTTCGTGTTAGGAACGCCACCAACATACATGACCCACCGGTTGGCGTTAAGCTTTCCTCTATTCCAATGGTGTCCTGTGTTTAGCACAAGGACATCAAATCTGGGTAGGAAACGACTCAAAAATGCTGGCGGACGATCCAGGTGCATGGCGTAATCAGTAGCAGGGTTTGAAGCATTAATGGGTGTTAAGTTACACAGACTAGCAGACCAATAGTAAAGAATAGTTGTTTGGGTACTCGGAAATCGATAAGCCCATCCATCAGGTCGTTTAGCACCACGAGCCTTTACAAGACCATATTCACGTCCCACGTTGAGAACATCAGGTCTGTCTTCACCACCAGTAATCATACACATAAGCGACTGAAATTGCTGTCTACCAAGGGAATCCCCAATAAAAGCCAGAGTTTTGTTCTCCATCCTGGACGCACAACCAAGTTCAGAAAATTCCTTGTATGTAAAGCCAATTAAATATCAcctgaagaattgaagaagggaGAAAGCAACGCCATATTCTATAAAACAACAAAACTTAGACACTGAAAAATAGTGCAAACAGAATCATCTCTTTTCAGAGATTAGGATGTGAGAGGGATAGCATGCACTACATAGGGGAGCTTCACGGTCACAAATTCTTGCAGTTAAATGTGAGATATATGCTCTAATCTCTTGGGTTTACTCAAGCTTACACTTCTGCCCTTGGAAAATACATTACAAGCCATGGTAGGTACAGTACTATTAATGCCAGACAGAACAAGAGAGAAGGTTTTAATAGAGTTCATAAGAAATTTTTAAAGGTTATACACATCCCAGGCATCAGAAAGTAATCAGTTGCATAAAAAGGAAAGCATACCTTTTCAGGAAGTTAGCACCTGTAAACTCTTCCATCTCGCAATCTCTTGGTCTCCAACGTAGTTTCTCGTATTCAAAATCCATACGCTGTGTCAAGCGGCAAGCCCACATGGATGACAACCATTGCTTGCAGCCAAATCCAGAATATAGAGGCCTACTATCATCTGTGACCCATCTACCTTTAGCAAAGTTACAACCTGGAAATTAAGACAAGGGTATTAATAATCAATTTCATTCTAACCATTGTACCAAATTCACCAACCAATTTAAGGATAGGTCGATTGGCAAACAAGGCCTTTTTTTTAAGATTATCCAGAACCCAAAAAAGGGTGAAAATAAttggaaaaagaaataaattagGAATTAGTTCAATGACAATGTAATCAAATCCATCAAGATTTGACTTCCGTGAACATTAGAAGTTTGTTTTACAAACCTCTGAGATAAATTCTACAGCTAAATGACATCAACGAGAAAggaaacaaaaaatcaaatagaaAGATGATCACCATGATCTTTTGAGGCAGATGTCAAATTTACAATAGGGCTGTCTGCAGAATTCACTGGAGCGGCAACTTCATTTTCTTGTTCTCTTGAACTACTCTTTTCTTCCAAAGCTCCTTTTAAATCTCCTCTTTGGGTAAAGCTGGGAGGAATACCCGCACTTCCTGAAAAACACCATTAAAACATCAAACTGTAGAGACTAGAGATTGCTTGACCTCAATAACATCTCAGGATACAAAGATATTATAAAACATGAAGAGGTACCAGTGGAAGTAGTTCTTTAATGCAGAGAAACTGACACTTTGGCAAGTATAAATCAAGTTGAGGAGTTGAAGCAACAGATTCAGTACACACACAGTAAGCAGATTAGGAGCTATTTATTCATACAACTCAGGAAAAGGAAGCTtctctttcttttaatttaaagGACAGAAAACAGACACATTGATGTATGAAGATTAGGAGCTATTTATTCATACAACTCAGGAAAAGGAAGCTtctctttcttttaatttaaagGACAGAAAACAGACACATTGATGTATGAAGCAGAGACAGAAAGGGGCATTACTATAGcactaatttttcataatttgagGCACTCACAAAAGATGAAAGATTGTACTCAAACATACCATACCTTCTATCTCAGTATTAGTAATCAGTTCTTCAGTCACCTTATCCTTTGTCGAAGACCCCTTAGTAGATGAATTTGAAATGGTGGGTTCAAAGTTCACGCTTTCTTCTGATTTCCCTAATCTATTTCGTTCTCTTAAAACTTCTTCATCTTTCACTTTATAATCTGCAAGAGAACAGAGAATAGATAAGTAACTTAACAGGATTCAGCAACGTCTCCATCAAGTTCTATTTACTCTGTCATAATAATGCTGTCCTTTTTGGTTTGTCCCAAAACAGCTACTCGTATTAAAGAGGAAAGTTTCTCCCTCAACATTTAAACTGGTGCCAAATACATACTACATTATAGTGTTTCAAACTTAACGTGACATCTTACCAACTAACATTTCAACTTTTTCATATTTGAAACATTACGTTACCTATCCAAACATTTCactctcaataacaacaaaataggTATCTTTAAAGGACATATCCACTAAGGGGGACTTTAAATTAGTAGCCATATTAGTTATTACTTAGTTGTTGAAGAAACAGATGATATCATTATTTACGTAGAAAAAGTTGAGAAAAGAAAATTCATGATTTAGCACAAATGCACAATTCAGGCAGATCAACAGGTGCAGCAGGTATCCACAACAAAAGAAGATCATTACGCGAAAGAACCAGACAAAACATGCAAGAACCACAGCTTCTGCCCTGTCATCCAAACTTGAATACAGCAATGTGATCCAGCGCAAAAACGCCATTTTTTTATTTAGACACGCTTTGTTCTGGTACCTGCTATCTACAATGGCTGCTCCAGTGGTATTGGTTTACAAACACTGGCTCATAAATGCATCTCAATCTAAGTGTGATCCATTCCACTAAGCATATCCAAAAAGTcctctttttaaaaataaaataggttGAACCCAAGTAGCAGCAGCTTCTATAGCCTCATATACTACCTTATCTTTAAATGGCTCAACATACTTGCTACTCCGAAGTGGAAAATGTACTACTAATGGTATGGAAAATATCAAAAGAGAATTTATGCCAAACCTGGAGAAATCTGGAAGACATGATCTTGAGATGGTGTCCAAGAAGAGAGGAACGGGCTTTTCACGTATGCCAAAGTAATAACAGTGGCACAGACTAATCCAATAAGGATGAGAGAGATCCGTGGCACCTTTAAACCTCCCTTCATCCTCGATGCATAGGATTTATATACTTGAAGTCATTCCACCTTAATGGATGTTTAGTTCACTTCAGATTAATATCTGAaatagttgaaggaaaatgtttgaGGCAAGACCGAGAAATAGCGTTTCAGGTGTAAGAAGATTGATTAGAGATTCACAGGGCAATTTTTAGACTCATGATATAGACAACAGATAGACAGTAATTTTCTCAAAAAGAGAAACACAATTGTGCTGTAAAGTGTGTCAGAAGTTAATGAAGTATAAATACAAACTTGAAACAGTAAATATTGTATGGGTGGTTATGAGGGTGTTATAGGAAAAGATATTGTTAATAGGCTCACAGTACAATAAGTCCAAAACTACCTCAATCTcccttcattattaaatactgTAGTATAAATATGCGACGAAAAACCTCTAATTGTTCGAGATGCCTGACATAAAAAATAAACATCTTGTATTAGACCTTCCTTCATAGGAAACTACAATCAAATAGTCAACACTTAAGATTCCTCTTGGACCAACAGCAGCTATCTTTCCTTTAGCTTCCTTCTCGAGATTCAAGAGCCACTTTTTGGGTTAACCCACCTAATTTCATGACAAAGCTGCCCTTGCCTTAACTCATTTCTAATTATCTTCCTAACTTCGGTCCAACCTTGCATCTTAACACATCAGTTTTGGACGAAACACAGAGCTGCTTTTTCATAAAGACATTTCAACTACTGAAATTTCAGATTGAAGCAGATCCTTTCAATATCTCTGTTCCCCAAAGAACTAGTGTTAATTATTAAGTAAAAACTAGTTAGATGATAGTAAAAAACGAACCGCTTGCTTTACCAATATCAAggaataatatcaaacaatttcAATTGGTGCAGAGCCAAACAGGAAGTTGATGCAATTGTGAAGTCCAATCAAATCAAGGAACCTTAAccacgcaaaaaaaaaaaaatgcatcaACAGGCAAATAATGAACCACCCACACAAAATTACATAGATTAAATACATACACAGAACGAAACATTCAATAAGTTTGGATATTTAAGCAATTAAAAAAGCAGGCAAATAAAAGAACACAGAAAAACAAACTGAATTACGTCGATATGAAGATAAATACTATAATCTGTAATGTATACCTGAAAATGACTGAAATTAACCTCCGAATCCTCGGATTTGATCTTGGAACAATAATTCTTTagcaaataaaatattaaattcagTTTCGAAATATTTATGCAAAAAGCGATGCGAAATTGAAGTTCAGAACAAAATGCAATGAGGGTAAAGTTTGAAAGGAAAGCTGGAGAAGAAGGAAGGAGCTCAAGTGTGAGGACGAATGAGAAATGGTGGAGGAGATCGCGGAGACGGGAAAATGAAGGAAATTATATACCGTCTTGTTATACATAGAATttaacttttatatactttgttttctctctttcttttttttcaccgACAATTaatttagtattatttttattagtaTAAGTACAAATATAATAAATGACCTGTCACGTTCCATTATGTTAACACTAATGTAGTTAATGTATATAAATTATGGGTGTTTAACGGACGAGCTGGGACGGGCTGGACATAAAAAAAATCAGCCCGTCCGTTTAACGTTGCGGGCCGTTAGCGGGCTGAGTTAGCGGAGTGTAtttttttggggttttttttgtccgtccgggttcgggcttagcgggccgtggatttttatttttattttttaaataaattttatttttcttattcaatgttattgatacttaagtgtttgcaaacttttaaggcttagaattaaattttgaagtttaaaatttaaaatttgaattttataatattaaaattaaaatttgaaagtaagtggctacaaaaaattatttaataagacctatatgtaaggatcaagctccgaaaactttcatttgatatttttattgaataatatataatacttcaaattaagttgcaagttcttttttgattttgttatttttgaacttgcaaattaaaagtttacaacaattacaaaaaataaatagtacatcacatgctttgcatcatttttgtaagttcatccatgtcaacatgaggttcttggtttccggcattggttgaatcagaaccataaaccattatatctccaatttcttggtcctccgcttCATCTACCTCGTCACGCCCTTAATTTCGTCattctgatcttatccaatctccgaagcacactagaatttccaaagcgttgctacccaatgaatgacgggtatctcctagttgctgccttgcttggctaaataCGCTatctgatgcgactgttgaaatcggcacatttagcacgtctcgagccatggccgaaagaataggaaattgatttgagttgctcctccaccaacccagtggtagaaattcctttgtgcggggctctactgacttttgcaagtagaattgaagttcatcaatattcctgctactggtttgttgatgccccctattgtagaccaaatcaaataatcttcaacaccatcattatcatccaaagcactgctcccagatgttgaaactgaacttgaaggaatatttgcatctacagcagaagaagcataaacaatgttagcataataattatataatgtttctaaatgtttgtgtagatcagaaatacaagtgtcaatatcaggagttttagttggtccaatatccatataagaatATAAAGCAATGATTAATTGGCGATAAGTGACCATTTTAATAGAAGGGTTTAAAATAACACCAATTAGGTAAATTGGGGAATTgggtaaatattttttaaacttatctagcatagattcaacaatAGAAGTatatctttctttcttcttcaaattatgtagtaaaagagaaatttcagcaatatgaactaaaccatttgcaatagtaggataataagctccagaaaactcaagtgtagccacataaaatttttgtaaaaactttacaacatcttcaatgacatgaaatatttcagaaagtggtgggtgtagatgcaattttaatattgtaatagcagcattgttgttagaagcattatcaaatgacacacacaaaactttttctgcaagattataaaatatagcaacttcatggatagtattacttataaatgcaccagtatgactttgatcttcatcatatttaaaagcaataatacatttttgcatacaaaaattaccatatatccaatgacatgtaacagtcaaataatcattACCATTTACAgcacgaccaatatcagaagtaagagaaatTCTACAAGAAAGACTGGCGaacaaataacgtatatatgtctgatattgtcaaaaaagcctaaagatatcagctctacaagtacttctaggaatacctttaaacaaagggttataaattctttgaatataagtaacaagatatggtgaagcaacaaaactaaaaggtaaacaacctaaaataattattttaggtaattcttcccgatctttcttaATATCGTATTTACCCATTAACCCTCCAGTACCCGGGTTAAGTTTTTGTTGTCCATCTTCCTCATCTACTCCCCAATCAAGAGTGTGGTTGTCTACCATgtgcctacgaagttgacccgtTCCCCCTCCCTTACCGgtctcatgtttataaatatccttacaaattCTACATCTTACATCATTTTAATCTTCTTCTAGTCTGtcaaaaaaattccaacacttacttcttaatcttcGATTTTTCTTAATAGGGAGGGGAGGCCTACTTGTATTACCATGACTTCCACccctaatattttgagtttgactagcattaccaggtgtagctggtggtgtttcaagattatcaagcGATGGAAATGGAATATCATTTAAAttatcatctaaatcatcatctataccatatttttcttgaagtccctcataatctacatttaaattttcacgtgaactttcagaaatatgtgtaaagctactagaagaacaagcaccacctcttgatcttttgaaagttttcttactaccacctctactagtgcacgcttttttggctgctctaaatatatccattatgtaaattaaattaataattataaataataaaataaatgtacaccaaaaaagagaaagatatagaacgagtgtaccgggattccggatgccgcactaaatttgatatcaaaAACCAAACTTCCAATTGATAGATCgatacttgatagttgataccacacttcacttgaatacttgatatttgataataataattttgtaatggctaaactaaatatttgatgaaacttaaaataataagtaattgagaatttaagaacaataatcaataatatcaagagagaaatagagtagtaagagagtgaattgtgaggaaaaatgaagaagaaggggggctatttatagtttttaaaaggtgaaaattgtaatttatcaaatactaggggTGTGGGGGCTATTTTCTTAAGAGGGTAGGCCGAAATGGCCATTTCTGCAAAAAAAAAGCCGTTGGCCAACGGTCATatttgaatttgaccgttggcaacagtcaaaaaagaaaaaaagaaaaaaaagaaaacgtTAAAAATCGGGCTGAACCGGGATGTAGCCCGTTAACAACCCGTTAACGGGTTCCGGTGCACCGATATCAAAAAACTGTTCGTTTGAAACCCGCTCCCCGCCCaacccgtcccagcccgcccCTCACGCTACAGTAGTGGGCTGACCCGGGATGAACCGGATTGTAAATGGGTCAGCCCGGCCCGATTAACAGGTATAATATAAATTGATCGTATACAGATTCAAATAAGATATGTACAGAATAAATATGAGTTATAGCAGTAACTTTATAGCTTATTCGGCCAAGCTTCTTTTTTGCCGAAAGTGATTGTTTTTTTGGCCGAAAGTGCTTTTTTCTAAAGTTAAAGTTTTTGGGTTagcttttagaagaaaaataAGTGCTTTCGAGCAGAAGCATAAATAGTTTTTGAGAAGTAGAAAAAGTATGTTATCCCCGAAAGCACTTCTtcgaaaaatacacttaaaatcactttttaaaagcttgaccaaataTTAATTACTGTTCAAAAGTGCTTCTtcaattaattagccaaaca
Proteins encoded in this window:
- the LOC107761573 gene encoding protein trichome birefringence-like 14, which encodes MKGGLKVPRISLILIGLVCATVITLAYVKSPFLSSWTPSQDHVFQISPDYKVKDEEVLRERNRLGKSEESVNFEPTISNSSTKGSSTKDKVTEELITNTEIEGSAGIPPSFTQRGDLKGALEEKSSSREQENEVAAPVNSADSPIVNLTSASKDHGCNFAKGRWVTDDSRPLYSGFGCKQWLSSMWACRLTQRMDFEYEKLRWRPRDCEMEEFTGANFLKRMENKTLAFIGDSLGRQQFQSLMCMITGGEDRPDVLNVGREYGLVKARGAKRPDGWAYRFPSTQTTILYYWSASLCNLTPINASNPATDYAMHLDRPPAFLSRFLPRFDVLVLNTGHHWNRGKLNANRWVMYVGGVPNTNRKIADIAGAKNFTIHSIINWINSELPKYPGLKVFYRSISPRHFFNGDWNSGGTCDNTTPLAGGKEVLQDESSDSTAARAVKGTAVKLLDITAVSELRDEGHISRYSIKATPGMQDCLHWCLPGVPDTWNEILFAQL